Below is a window of Candidatus Sulfotelmatobacter sp. DNA.
CCCAGGACGCGTCGCGGATCGGCGTCGTCCACCACCGGCAGGTCTTCGACGTCGAGGCTCATGAGCCGCTGCAGCCCGTGGTCGAGGTCGTCGCCGGGGGAGAGCGTGGCCCGGGGCCTTGAAGCGAGGTCGTGCGCGATTGCCGCGGAGTCCCGGCCGTGTTCGTCCAGGAATTCGCGGACCTGCGCCAGCCGGATCAGCCCGGTCATCCGCCCTTCGGCATCGACGACCGGGAAGCAGTGCTGCGAGGAGCTCATGCAGGCCCGAATCACGTCGCGCAGCGGCGCCGTTTCCGGGAGTTGGTGGAGCGGCCTCCCGCGGATCACGTCGCGAACGCGCATGGATTTCAGCACGCCACCGAGAATCGCGCCGCGGTGGGCGGGCGACTCGAGCCGGCTCGGCACCTGGCTGCGATAGAGCGTCCAGCGTCGGGCCAGCAGGTACGACAGCGAGCACACCCACAGGGACGGCAGCAGCAGCTCGTAGTTGCCGGTCATTTCGGAGACCATCACCAGCGTCGAGATCGGAGTGTTGGCGGCGGCGGCGAAGAAACCCGCCATGCCCACCGCCACGAAGGCGCCCGGTTGCGTGACCACGTTGGGCATCCACTGCTGGGCCAGCAGTCCCACCGCACCTCCCAGCGATCCGCCGATCACCATCGAGGGGCCGAACACGCCACCCGACCCACCGGATCCGATCGAAAATCCCGTGGTCACCATCTTGCCGAACGCGATCAACAGCAGAATCGCCAGCGGGACCTGCCCGAGCAGCGCGCCCTGAACCGTGCCGTAGCCGAACGAGAGCACGTCGAGCGAACGGGCATCGTGGGCCAGCCGGAAGGCGAGCCATCCGATCAGGCCGGTCAGCAGTCCTCCCAACGCCGGCTTCAGCACCTTCGGCATGCGCAACCGCGCGAACAACGCGTGGGTGCCGTAGAACACTTTGACGAAGAGGCCGGAAGCGAGCGCCACCACGAGCGCCAGCAGCGAATAGGGCAGGAGCTCGGCCGCGGAGCGGAAGGTGAAACGTGGAGTTGCGAACAGGGAGCCGAATCCAAACTTCAGGGAGAACACGCAGTAGGCGACGATCGTGGCGATGGCGGCTGGGATGATGACGTCGGACTCGAACTCGGGATCGGAGTAGAGCACTTCGGCAGCGAACAGGGCGCCGGCCAGCGGCGCGCGAAAGATGCTACCGACACCCGCGCCCACTCCCGCGCCGAGCAGGATTCGCCGATCGCGTTCGTCGAGGCCGAGGCGGGTCGCGAGAAACGATCCGAAACCGGCGCCGATCTGCGCGATCGGACCTTCGCGGCCGCCCGAGCCGCCGG
It encodes the following:
- a CDS encoding chloride channel protein, which produces MSPFRRIGREAEKWQLHTVGRVLFLSSLVGVVAGLGAIAFQYLCQWFQHVALDGVAGLRMEGPSGERALFHATHALFRPWLIPLVTTLGGLVTGILVQRFAPEAAGHGTDEAVDAFHRRGGVIRGRVPIVKTIASAITLGTGGSGGREGPIAQIGAGFGSFLATRLGLDERDRRILLGAGVGAGVGSIFRAPLAGALFAAEVLYSDPEFESDVIIPAAIATIVAYCVFSLKFGFGSLFATPRFTFRSAAELLPYSLLALVVALASGLFVKVFYGTHALFARLRMPKVLKPALGGLLTGLIGWLAFRLAHDARSLDVLSFGYGTVQGALLGQVPLAILLLIAFGKMVTTGFSIGSGGSGGVFGPSMVIGGSLGGAVGLLAQQWMPNVVTQPGAFVAVGMAGFFAAAANTPISTLVMVSEMTGNYELLLPSLWVCSLSYLLARRWTLYRSQVPSRLESPAHRGAILGGVLKSMRVRDVIRGRPLHQLPETAPLRDVIRACMSSSQHCFPVVDAEGRMTGLIRLAQVREFLDEHGRDSAAIAHDLASRPRATLSPGDDLDHGLQRLMSLDVEDLPVVDDADPRRVLGILSRRDVMAAYADRRLGHDGPVDSPSRS